Proteins from one Prinia subflava isolate CZ2003 ecotype Zambia chromosome 4, Cam_Psub_1.2, whole genome shotgun sequence genomic window:
- the LOC134549968 gene encoding histone H2A-IV: MSGRGKQGGKARAKAKSRSSRAGLQFPVGRVHRLLRKGNYAERVGAGAPVYLAAVLEYLTAEILELAGNAARDNKKTRIIPRHLQLAIRNDEELNKLLGKVTIAQGGVLPNIQAVLLPKKTDSHKAKAK, translated from the coding sequence ATGTCCGGGCGCGGGAAGCAGGGCGGGAAGGCGCGCGCCAAGGCCAAGTCGCGCTCGTCGCGGGCCGGGCTGCAGTTCCCCGTGGGCCGCGTGCACCGCCTGCTGCGCAAGGGCAACTACGCGGAGCGCGTGGGCGCCGGCGCGCCCGTGTACCTGGCGGCCGTGCTGGAGTACCTGACGGCCGAGATCCTGGAGCTGGCGGGCAACGCGGCCCGCGACAACAAGAAGACGCGCATCATCCCCCGCCACCTGCAGCTCGCCATCCGCAACGACGAGGAGCTCAACAAGCTGCTGGGCAAGGTGACGATCGCGCAGGGCGGCGTGCTGCCCAACATCCAGGCCGTGTTGCTGCCCAAGAAGACTGACAGCCACAAGGCTAAGGCCAAGTGA
- the LOC134549967 gene encoding histone H1.11L-like: protein MAEIAPAAAPAPAAKKPKKAASGSKARKPAGPSVTELITKAVSASKERKGLSLAALKKALAAGGYDVEKNNSRIKLGLKSLVSKGTLVQTKGTGASGSFRLSKKPGEVKEKALKKRVPAAKPKKPSAKKLASAAKNVVTAKKSSKKVKPAAKKAAKSPKKVTKAVRPKKPVAAAKSPAKAKVMKPKAAKPKAAKAKKAAPKKK, encoded by the coding sequence ATGGCCGAGATtgctcccgccgccgccccggcccccgccgccaAGAAGCCGAAGAAGGCGGCGAGCGGCTCCAAAGCCCGCAAGCCCGCGGGGCCCAGCGTCACCGAGCTGATCACCAAGGCCGTGTCCGCCTCCAAGGAGCGCAAGGGGCTCTCCCTGGCCGCGCTCAAGAAGGCGCTGGCCGCCGGCGGCTACGATGTGGAGAAGAACAACAGCCGCATCAAGCTGGGGCTCAAGAGCCTCGTCAGCAAGGGCACCCTGGTGCAGACCAAGGGCACCGGCGCCTCCGGCTCTTTCCGCCTCAGTAAGAAGCCCGgagaagtgaaggaaaaagcTCTCAAGAAAAGGGTGCCTGCAGCTAAGCCCAAGAAGCCGTCGGCCAAGAAGCTCGCCAGTGCTGCCAAGAATGTGGTGACAGCAAAGAAGAGCTCCAAAAAAGTTAAACCTGCAGCCAAGAAAGCAGCCAAAAGTCCCAAGAAGGTGACAAAGGCTGTCAGGCCCAAGAAACCGGTGGCAGCAGCAAAGAGCCCGGCTAAGGCAAAAGTGATGAAGCCCAAGGCAGCCAAGCCGAAAGCGGCCAAGGCAAAGAAGGCGGCCCCCAAGAAGAAGTAA
- the LOC134549969 gene encoding histone H2B 5 translates to MPEPAKSAPAPKKGSKKAVTKTQKKGDKKRRKSRKESYSIYVYKVLKQVHPDTGISSKAMGIMNSFVNDIFERIAGEASRLAHYNKRSTITSREIQTAVRLLLPGELAKHAVSEGTKAVTKYTSSK, encoded by the coding sequence ATGCCCGAGCCGGCTAAATCTGCTCCCGCGCCCAAGAAGGGCTCCAAGAAGGCGGTCACTAAGACGCAGAAGAAAGGTGATAAGAAGCGTCGCAAGAGCCGCAAGGAGAGCTACTCCATCTACGTGTACAAGGTGCTGAAGCAGGTGCACCCCGACACGGGCATCTCGTCCAAGGCCATGGGCATCATGAACTCCTTCGTCAACGACATCTTCGAGCGCATCGCCGGCGAGGCGTCGCGCCTGGCGCACTACAACAAGCGCTCCACCATCACGTCGCGGGAGATCCAGACGGCCGTGCGCCTGCTGCTGCCCGGCGAGCTGGCCAAGCACGCCGTGTCCGAGGGCACCAAGGCGGTCACCAAGTACACCAGCTCCAAGTAA